A window from Argopecten irradians isolate NY chromosome 3, Ai_NY, whole genome shotgun sequence encodes these proteins:
- the LOC138317702 gene encoding chondroadherin-like, producing MAKTPLFSCALCLLVSLTTAVGPPGCKRQSIDIFNCTSGNLTSFPTESEIPDDVQNLDLSRNELVHIPYINISSPKSLVRLNLSRNHITTISQNAFKNLTSLETLDLSFNLLQGSALIVKQYRLVLSEFHSLRVLILKGNPLGMVEYMTFQAFGYHRLEELDLSYCAISTLNHLALDNLMRLRVLDLSHNNLMTFDTAAFSGVTHLRSLDLSYNKLTEIDDMHLTLTSSLQFVNLDNNLITTISDNAFSGITGLERLGLKNNRLRRITQLSFPTDMRSAPELDHNPWACDCHMKWITLPDSSLRDLNASIICTYPSRLRGMEIFDVDPADLACPMSMLSILVTLIVTLGVIIIFGGSFMLLYHKRAHLTCYQRSGVKGKYVAVYSHDKDDAAVTLEMEQTFNKSDLEQQADSEVYA from the exons ATGGCAAAGACACCATTATTCTCTTGTGCTTTGTGTTTGCTCGTTTCCTTGACGACTGCGGTTGGTCCTCCAGGATGTAAGCGTCAGAGTATAGACATATTTAATTGTACTTCCGGTAATTTAACGTCATTTCCTACCGAATCAGAAATTCCAGATGACGTACAAAATTTAGATTTATCAAGGAATGAACTTGTCCACAttccatatataaatatatcaagtCCCAAATCACTGGTGAGGCTGAATCTTTCCCGAAATCATATAACAACAATCAGTCAAAATGCGTTTAAGAACCTGACGAGTTTGGAGACACTCGATCTCTCATTCAACCTTCTCCAGGGATCCGCTCTCATAGTCAAGCAATATCGTCTGGTCCTAAGTGAGTTCCACAGTCTCCGCGTTCTAATCTTAAAAGGAAATCCACTGGGAATGGTAGAGTATATGACCTTCCAGGCGTTCGGATATCACCGGCTGGAGGAATTGGATTTGTCTTATTGTGCTATATCTACCTTAAACCACCTCGCATTAGATAACCTGATGAGACTTCGTGTCCTTGACCTTAGCCATAACAACCTAATGACCTTTGACACTGCTGCGTTCTCAGGGGTCACGCATCTTCGTAGCCTCGATCTGAGTTACAACAAGTTGACGGAGATTGACGACATGCACCTTACTTTGACGTCATCTCTGCAATTCGTTAATTTAGACAACAACCTGATCACGACCATCTCTGACAACGCCTTTTCAGGGATCACTGGGCTTGAACGTTTGGGACTGAAAAACAACCGCCTTCGCCGAATCACACAGCTTTCTTTCCCAACAGACATGAGAAGTGCGCCGGAACTTGATCACAATCCCTGGGCATGTGATTGCCATATGAAGTGGATTACATTGCCGGATTCCTCACTTCGGGATCTTAATGCTTCTATAAT atgcACCTATCCTTCAAGGCTCAGAGGGATGGAGATTTTTGACGTAGATCCTGCAGACCTAGCTTGTCCCATGTCAATGTTAAGCATTCTGGTAACCCTGATTGTTACTCTTGGGGTCATTATCATTTTTGGAGGATCATTCATGCTACTTTACCACAAACGTGCACATTTGACTTGCTATCAGAGGTCAGGGGTGAAAGGTAAATACGTGGCTGTGTATTCACATGATAAAGACGACGCCGCCGTTACCTTGGAGATGGAACAGACATTTAACAAATCAGATTTGGAGCAACAAGCAGACTCGGAAGTGTATGCATAA